From Anopheles coluzzii chromosome 3, AcolN3, whole genome shotgun sequence, the proteins below share one genomic window:
- the LOC120959243 gene encoding probable RNA methyltransferase CG11342: MGESNDQVKHGNYHNYYKFRAEDSIRADILQQHLAALWRSCEPPAGPIHLLDVGCNSGQFTAKVRQILQQVGKGTPAVCAVGLDIDQELCDRGSAEFPDIEFISGNLLEISNREEVKPMDDPIERCMKARNIDQFDVICCFSVLMYVHLNGGDAGLRRVLDYLCSKGKFLIIELQSWQKYRDQVRRLKRDAGETYPLYTGLQWRGNGGALEGCIKSYVQSNGMELVAESAEKTEFDRQLIFFKNKRTI; encoded by the coding sequence ATGGGAGAAAGTAACGACCAAGTGAAGCATGGCAACTACCACAATTATTACAAATTTCGTGCAGAAGACAGCATCCGTGCCGACATCTTGCAGCAACATTTAGCAGCCCTGTGGCGCAGTTGTGAGCCGCCCGCCGGACCAATCCACCTGCTGGATGTGGGCTGTAATTCCGGCCAGTTCACGGCAAAGGTGCGTCAAATCCTGCAGCAGGTGGGCAAAGGAACGCCGGCTGTGTGTGCCGTTGGGTTGGATATCGATCAGGAGCTGTGCGATCGGGGCAGTGCCGAGTTCCCCGATATTGAGTTCATCAGTGGAAACTTGCTGGAAATAAGCAACCGGGAAGAGGTGAAGCCTATGGACGATCCGATTGAGCGGTGCATGAAGGCTCGGAACATTGACCAGTTCGACGTTATCTGCTGCTTCTCCGTGCTCATGTACGTGCATCTGAATGGTGGAGACGCTGGACTGCGCCGTGTGCTGGATTATCTGTGCAGCAAGGGGAAATTTCTCATTATTGAGCTGCAATCCTGGCAAAAGTACCGCGACCAGGTACGTCGACTGAAGCGAGACGCCGGCGAGACTTACCCACTGTACACGGGCCTCCAGTGGCGGGGCAATGGGGGAGCGCTGGAGGGCTGCATCAAATCGTACGTCCAATCGAACGGTATGGAACTGGTGGCAGAAAGTGCGGAAAAAACTGAGTTCGATAGGCAGTTGATATTTTTTAAGAATAAAAGaaccatttaa